One window from the genome of Cricetulus griseus strain 17A/GY chromosome 2, alternate assembly CriGri-PICRH-1.0, whole genome shotgun sequence encodes:
- the Slc40a1 gene encoding solute carrier family 40 member 1 codes for MTKARDQSRREGCCGSLTNYLTSAKFLLYLGHSLSTWGDRMWHFAVSVFLVELYGNSLLLTAVYGLVVAGSVLVLGAIIGDWVDKNARLKVAQTSLVVQNVSVILCGIILMMVFLHKNELLTMYHGWVLTVCYILIITIANIANLASTATAITIQRDWIVVVAGENRSRLADMNATIRRIDQLTNILAPMAVGQIMTFGSPVIGCGFISGWNLVSMCVEYFLLWKVYQKTPALAVKAVLKVEEAELKQLNLPKDTEPKSLEGTHLMGEKDSNIRELEHEQESTCASQIAEPFRTFRDGWVSYYNQPVFLAGMGLAFLYMTVLGFDCITTGYAYTQGLSGSILSVLMGASAITGIMGTVAFTWLRRKCGLVRTGLFSGLAQLSCLILCVISVFMPGSPLDLSVSPFEDIRSRFMQVEPVSLTTKTPETVFTPEMPMSNVSNIVNTVQEISTKSTPIISVSLLFAGVIAARIGLWSFDLTVTQLLQENVIESERGIINGVQNSMNYLLDLLHFIMVILAPNPEAFGLLVLISVSFVAMGHLMYFRFAQKTLGNQLFVCGPDEKEVTDENQPNTSVV; via the exons ATGACCAAGGCAAGAGACCAGAGCCGCCGGGAAGGATGCTGCG GATCCTTAACAAACTACCTGACCTCGGCAAAATTCCTTCTCTACCTTGGGCACTCTCTCTCCACTTGG GGGGATCGGATGTGGCACTTTGCAGTGTCTGTGTTTCTGGTGGAACTCTATGGAAACAGCCTCCTCTTGACAGCTGTCTACGGGCTGGTGGTAGCAGGCTCTGTTCTGGTCCTGGGAGCCATCATTGGTGACTGGGTGGACAAGAATGCCAGACTTAAAG TGGCGCAGACTTCACTGGTGGTGCAGAACGTCTCCGTCATTCTCTGCGGGATCATCCTGATGATGGTTTTCTTACACAAAAACGAGCTTCTGACCATGTATCATGGATGGGTGCTC ACTGTCTGCTACATCCTGATCATCACGATTGCAAACATTGCAAATCTGGCCAGTACTGCTACTGCAATCACGATCCAAAGGGACTGGATTGTTGTTGTGGCGGGAGAGAACAGAAGCAGATTAGCAG ATATGAATGCTACCATCAGAAGGATTGACCAGCTAACCAACATCCTGGCCCCCATGGCTGTCGGCCAGATTATGACATTCGGTTCCCCAGTCATTGGCTGTGGTTTCATTTCGGGGTGGAATTTGGTGTCCATGTGTGTGGAGTACTTCTTGCTCTGGAAGGTTTACCAGAAAACCCCTGCTCTGGCTGTGAAAGCTGTTCTCAAAGTAGAGGAGGCAGAACTGAAGCAACTGAACTTACCTAAAG ACACTGAGCCAAAATCTCTGGAGGGAACTCATCTTATGGGTGAGAAAGACTCCAACATCCGTGAACTTGAACATGAGCAAGAGTCTACGTGTGCCTCCCAGATCGCTGAGCCCTTCCGCACCTTTCGAGATGGGTGGGTCTCCTACTATAACCAGCCAGTGTTTCTGGCTGGCATGGGCCTGGCCTTCCTCTATATGACAGTCCTGGGCTTTGATTGCATCACCACAGGGTACGCCTACACTCAGGGACTAAGTGGCTCCATCCTCAGTGTTTTGATGGGAGCATCTGCAATAACTGGAATAATGGGAACTGTGGCTTTCACTTGGCTGCGtcggaaatgtggccttgttcgGACTGGTCTGTTCTCAGGACTGGCTCAGCTTTCCTGTTTGATCTTGTGTGTGATCTCCGTGTTCATGCCTGGAAGCCCCTTGGACCTATCTGTTTCTCCATTCGAAGATATCCGTTCTAGGTTCATGCAGGTGGAGCCAGTGTCCCTAACTACCAAAACACCAGAGACCGTCTTTACACCTGAAATGCCTATGTCCAACGTGTCTAATATAGTTAATACTGTCCAGGAAATTAGTACGAAATCCACGCCCATAATCTCTGTCAGTCTGCTCTTTGCAGGCGTCATTGCTGCTAGAATCG GTCTTTGGTCCTTCGATTTAACTGTGACACAGTTGCTGCAAGAAAATGTAATTGAATCTGAAAGAGGCATTATCAACGGTGTGCAGAACTCCATGAACTACCTTCTTGACCTTCTGCATTTCATCATGGTCATCCTGGCCCCCAATCCTGAAGCTTTTGGCTTACTTGTGTTGATTTCAGTCTCCTTTGTGGCAATGGGCCATCTTATGTATTTCCGATTTGCCCAGAAGACGCTGGGCAACCAGCTTTTTGTTTGTGGTCCTGATGAAAAAGAAGTTACAGATGAAAATCAACCTAACACATCTGTTGTGTaa